The Microbacterium luteum genome includes a region encoding these proteins:
- the ribA gene encoding GTP cyclohydrolase II, which yields MSLSPISDALDALRAGRPVIVADDENRENEGDVILSAQLATPEWIAWTVRWSSGFICAPMPADRADALDLPPMVETNQDARGTAYTVSVDAADGITTGISAADRAHTLNVLANPASTPSSVIRPGHILPLRAVDGGVRERGGHTEAAVELMRLAGLEPVGAIAEIVAEDGSMMRLPGLIELGRRDGVPVITIEQLIAHLGEVDPDGTRSGHAHRRRVSLRAESRVPTSHGEFRFLAYKDRVTGTDHIAVVSGDLSSDAPLVRVHSECLTGEAFGSLKCECGSQLDAALDAIEQDGGVVVYMRGHEGRGIGLINKLRAYGLQERGYDTVDANLELGLPADARDYAAAAGILADLGVERVRLLTNNTDKVSQLRELGLDIVEQVPLLVGVGPNNHQYLATKRDRMGHIIAEEDLADAVAQMKEGAGA from the coding sequence ATGAGCCTTTCCCCCATCTCCGACGCCCTCGACGCCCTACGCGCGGGACGCCCGGTCATCGTCGCCGACGACGAGAACCGCGAGAACGAAGGCGACGTCATCCTGTCCGCGCAGCTGGCGACGCCGGAATGGATCGCGTGGACCGTCCGATGGTCCAGCGGCTTCATCTGCGCGCCGATGCCCGCCGATCGCGCCGACGCCCTCGACCTGCCGCCGATGGTGGAGACCAACCAGGACGCCCGCGGCACCGCGTACACCGTGAGCGTCGACGCGGCCGACGGCATCACCACGGGCATCAGCGCCGCCGACCGCGCGCACACCCTCAACGTGCTGGCGAACCCCGCGTCGACGCCGTCGAGCGTGATCCGCCCCGGACACATCCTGCCGCTGCGCGCCGTTGACGGCGGCGTGCGGGAGCGCGGCGGACACACCGAGGCCGCCGTCGAGCTCATGCGGCTCGCGGGGCTGGAACCGGTGGGAGCGATCGCCGAGATCGTCGCGGAGGACGGGTCGATGATGCGCCTTCCCGGTCTGATCGAGCTCGGTCGACGCGACGGCGTGCCGGTGATCACGATCGAGCAGCTCATCGCGCACCTCGGGGAGGTCGACCCCGACGGCACCCGGTCCGGCCACGCGCATCGCCGCCGCGTGAGCCTGCGCGCGGAGTCGCGCGTTCCCACCTCCCACGGCGAGTTCCGCTTCCTCGCCTACAAGGACCGCGTGACCGGCACCGACCACATCGCCGTCGTCTCCGGCGACCTCTCCTCCGACGCCCCGCTCGTGCGGGTGCACTCGGAGTGCCTCACCGGTGAGGCGTTCGGATCGCTGAAGTGCGAGTGCGGATCGCAGCTGGATGCCGCCCTCGACGCGATCGAGCAGGACGGCGGCGTCGTGGTCTACATGCGCGGTCACGAAGGACGCGGCATCGGCCTCATCAACAAGCTCCGCGCCTACGGGCTGCAGGAGCGCGGCTACGACACCGTCGACGCCAACCTCGAGCTCGGGCTGCCGGCCGATGCGCGCGACTACGCCGCGGCCGCGGGCATCCTCGCCGACCTCGGCGTCGAGCGCGTGCGCCTGCTCACCAACAACACCGACAAGGTCAGCCAGCTGCGCGAACTCGGACTCGACATCGTCGAGCAGGTGCCGCTGCTGGTCGGCGTCGGACCCAACAACCACCAGTACCTCGCCACCAAGCGCGACCGCATGGGACACATCATCGCCGAGGAGGACCTCGCCGACGCGGTCGCGCAGATGAAGGAAGGAGCCGGCGCATGA
- the ribH gene encoding 6,7-dimethyl-8-ribityllumazine synthase, with the protein MSGTGAPQTPAPVDATGLSVVVIAGTWHDTITDGLVAGARRVLDASGADHRLVRVPGSFELALAAQAAFAGGADAVVALGVIIRGGTPHFDFVAAAATDGLTRVSLDAGRPVGFGVLTLDDEQQGLDRAGLEGSKEDKGAEAADAAVRTALVTRALRG; encoded by the coding sequence ATGAGCGGCACCGGAGCACCCCAGACCCCCGCCCCCGTCGACGCGACGGGGCTCTCCGTCGTCGTGATCGCCGGCACGTGGCACGACACCATCACCGACGGGCTCGTCGCCGGCGCTCGACGCGTGCTGGATGCCAGCGGCGCCGACCACCGCCTCGTGCGCGTGCCCGGCTCGTTCGAGCTCGCCCTGGCGGCGCAGGCCGCCTTCGCGGGCGGGGCCGACGCGGTCGTGGCACTGGGCGTGATCATCCGCGGCGGCACGCCGCACTTCGACTTCGTCGCCGCCGCCGCCACCGACGGACTCACCCGCGTGTCGCTCGACGCCGGCAGACCCGTCGGGTTCGGCGTGCTCACCCTCGACGACGAACAGCAGGGACTCGACCGGGCGGGCCTGGAGGGCTCGAAAGAGGACAAGGGTGCGGAAGCGGCGGACGCCGCGGTGCGCACCGCTCTGGTCACCCGCGCGCTGCGCGGCTGA
- a CDS encoding Fe-S protein, with translation MEFLRHLVVLVHLVGFALLFGAWAVEAIGGRRNVTRLMNWGLAVAAAAGLALAAPWGVSYELNYIKIGVKLVILLVIGALLGIGSARQRKRGSVPTGVFWSIGALTLANAAIAVLWT, from the coding sequence ATGGAGTTCCTTCGCCACCTCGTCGTGCTCGTCCATCTCGTCGGGTTCGCCCTGCTCTTCGGCGCATGGGCGGTCGAGGCCATCGGTGGCCGTCGGAACGTGACACGGCTGATGAACTGGGGCCTCGCCGTCGCCGCCGCCGCGGGCCTCGCCCTCGCCGCTCCGTGGGGAGTGTCGTACGAGCTGAACTACATCAAGATCGGCGTCAAGCTCGTCATCCTCCTCGTCATCGGAGCGCTGCTCGGGATCGGCTCCGCACGGCAGCGCAAGCGCGGCTCGGTGCCGACCGGCGTCTTCTGGTCGATCGGCGCGCTGACGCTCGCGAACGCGGCCATCGCGGTGCTCTGGACGTGA
- a CDS encoding MFS transporter has translation MTSPRTAPANPRSRVITASLVGTTIEFYDFYVYATAAVLVFPALFFPTGNDTTALLLSFSVFGAAMIARPLGAIVFGHFGDRFGRKITLVWSLLTMGVATILIGCLPTFQDIGAAAAVLLLVLRLAQGFALGGEWSGAALVATENAPKGKRAWYGTFPQLGAPLGFIIANSVFLAISWALPHPDGPTQQSEAFLAWGWRVPFLFSAVMVIIGLWVRLRLVESETFVKAGAHGALRKFPLVTVVRRNGWQIVLGTFIMLATYVLFYLMTNFTLSYGTKAADLDTATAAARTAAEASGQSFDAAAFADQFYPGLGFGYTDFVLMQIIGVVFFGIFTLLAGPVADAIGRRRLLLWITGLIIVFGLTFNVFLLPQADPKFTGAMVQAFLVFGFMLMGATFGPMGAVLPELFPTNVRYSGSAIAYNLSSILGAALAPIVAVALWAATGGAPWLVGVYLSAMAVLTFVALILAPETKDVDYDDNIGVAASGSL, from the coding sequence ATGACTTCCCCCCGAACCGCTCCGGCGAATCCCCGCTCTCGCGTCATCACCGCGAGCCTCGTCGGCACGACGATCGAGTTCTACGACTTCTACGTCTACGCCACCGCTGCCGTGCTGGTCTTCCCGGCGCTCTTCTTCCCCACCGGGAACGACACGACCGCTCTGCTGCTGTCGTTCAGCGTCTTCGGCGCGGCGATGATCGCCCGCCCGCTGGGGGCCATCGTCTTCGGCCATTTCGGCGACCGGTTCGGCCGCAAGATCACGCTGGTGTGGTCCCTGCTCACCATGGGCGTCGCCACGATCCTCATCGGGTGCCTCCCCACCTTCCAGGACATCGGCGCCGCTGCCGCGGTGCTCCTGCTCGTCCTGCGCCTCGCCCAGGGCTTCGCGCTGGGCGGCGAGTGGTCCGGCGCGGCGCTCGTGGCGACGGAGAACGCGCCGAAGGGCAAGCGCGCCTGGTACGGCACCTTCCCGCAGCTCGGCGCTCCGCTCGGGTTCATCATCGCCAACAGCGTTTTCCTCGCGATCAGCTGGGCCCTCCCGCACCCCGACGGCCCCACGCAGCAGTCCGAGGCGTTCCTCGCGTGGGGATGGCGCGTGCCGTTCCTGTTCTCGGCCGTCATGGTGATCATCGGACTGTGGGTGCGCCTGCGCCTGGTGGAGTCGGAGACGTTCGTGAAGGCCGGAGCGCACGGCGCGCTGCGCAAGTTCCCCCTGGTCACGGTGGTCCGCCGCAACGGCTGGCAGATCGTGCTCGGCACGTTCATCATGCTGGCCACCTACGTGCTGTTCTACCTGATGACAAACTTCACGCTCTCCTACGGCACCAAGGCGGCCGACCTCGATACCGCCACGGCGGCGGCCCGCACGGCCGCGGAGGCATCCGGCCAGAGCTTCGACGCGGCCGCGTTCGCCGACCAGTTCTACCCCGGGCTCGGCTTCGGCTACACCGACTTCGTGCTGATGCAGATCATCGGCGTGGTCTTCTTCGGCATCTTCACCCTGCTGGCCGGTCCCGTCGCCGACGCGATCGGCCGACGGCGCCTGCTGCTGTGGATCACGGGGCTGATCATCGTGTTCGGACTGACCTTCAACGTGTTCCTGCTGCCGCAGGCCGACCCGAAGTTCACCGGGGCGATGGTGCAGGCGTTCCTCGTGTTCGGGTTCATGCTCATGGGTGCCACGTTCGGGCCGATGGGCGCCGTCCTCCCCGAGCTGTTCCCGACGAACGTGCGCTACTCGGGATCGGCGATCGCCTACAACCTCTCCTCGATCCTCGGCGCCGCTCTCGCCCCGATCGTGGCGGTGGCCCTGTGGGCCGCGACCGGCGGCGCCCCGTGGCTGGTGGGCGTCTACCTGTCCGCGATGGCGGTGCTCACCTTCGTCGCCCTCATCCTCGCCCCGGAGACGAAGGACGTCGACTACGACGACAACATCGGCGTGGCCGCCAGCGGCTCGCTCTGA
- a CDS encoding ABC transporter permease yields the protein MSAVTTQHPVGRARAGGVRALWSGNPQAVVQRGLIAARSSSWVVVASGFFEPVFYLLSMGIGLGVIIGEVEAAPGVEVSYAAFIAPALLAVSAMNGAIYDSTWNVFFKLNYGKLYEGMLATSLGPLDVALGEILYALLRGLVYASGFMIVMQIAGLNLAWTAILALPAVLLIAFGFAAVGMAVTSFMKTFQHMDWINFVLLPMFLFSATLYPISVYPEWVQQIIMAFPLWHAVDLIRGLTTGILSAGMLWHVLYFVVMIALGLVFTTRRLRALFLD from the coding sequence ATGAGCGCCGTCACGACGCAGCACCCGGTCGGCCGAGCCCGCGCCGGCGGGGTGCGGGCCCTCTGGTCCGGCAATCCGCAGGCCGTGGTGCAGCGCGGCCTGATCGCGGCGCGATCCTCCAGCTGGGTCGTGGTCGCCTCGGGCTTCTTCGAGCCGGTGTTCTACCTGCTGTCGATGGGGATCGGACTCGGCGTCATCATCGGCGAGGTCGAGGCGGCGCCGGGCGTCGAGGTGAGCTACGCCGCGTTCATCGCCCCGGCGCTGCTGGCGGTCTCGGCGATGAACGGCGCGATCTACGACTCGACGTGGAACGTCTTCTTCAAGCTCAACTACGGCAAGCTCTACGAGGGCATGCTGGCGACCTCGCTCGGTCCGCTCGATGTCGCGCTCGGCGAGATCCTGTACGCACTGCTGCGCGGCCTCGTCTATGCGTCGGGGTTCATGATCGTCATGCAGATCGCCGGCCTCAACCTCGCGTGGACCGCGATCCTGGCGCTTCCGGCGGTGCTCCTGATCGCGTTCGGCTTCGCGGCGGTGGGGATGGCGGTGACGAGCTTCATGAAGACCTTCCAGCACATGGACTGGATCAACTTCGTGCTGCTGCCGATGTTCCTGTTCTCGGCGACCCTCTACCCGATCTCGGTCTACCCGGAGTGGGTGCAGCAGATCATCATGGCGTTCCCGCTGTGGCACGCCGTCGACCTCATCCGCGGCCTCACGACCGGCATCCTCTCCGCCGGGATGCTGTGGCACGTGCTCTACTTCGTGGTCATGATCGCCCTCGGGCTGGTGTTCACCACGCGGCGGCTGCGCGCCCTGTTCCTGGACTGA
- a CDS encoding ABC transporter permease → MTTEQTHAPTLDELREEALAWGRRPRARGALYVTEHMVRAMRAYGWTIVVGALGQPMLYLLGLAVGLAALIQAPIDDGSQQVPYLVFVAPALLMTSAIAVASEEFTYPVMAGFKWRRYFFGFSASPLSPGQIAGGVVAGAAARMTMTVVLYFAFIALFFAVLQPGALVPATAWLSMPIGILAGLSFGVPLMAYAASIVDDKGQFALVQRFVFMPMFLFSGTFYPLTNLPIGLQWIGWISPLWHATELGRVVTYGAEVAPGMIAVHLIYLLALTAGGLVVARRLFARRLAA, encoded by the coding sequence ATGACGACCGAGCAGACGCACGCGCCCACGCTCGACGAGCTCCGCGAGGAGGCCCTCGCGTGGGGGCGCCGACCGCGCGCCCGCGGCGCGCTGTACGTCACCGAGCACATGGTGCGCGCCATGCGCGCCTACGGATGGACGATCGTGGTCGGGGCCCTGGGGCAGCCGATGCTCTACCTGCTCGGCCTCGCCGTCGGGCTGGCCGCGCTCATCCAGGCGCCCATCGACGACGGCTCTCAGCAGGTGCCGTACCTCGTCTTCGTGGCCCCGGCGCTGCTGATGACCTCGGCGATCGCCGTCGCCAGCGAGGAGTTCACCTACCCCGTGATGGCGGGCTTCAAGTGGCGGCGGTACTTCTTCGGATTCTCGGCCTCGCCGCTGTCGCCGGGGCAGATCGCCGGCGGCGTGGTGGCCGGTGCCGCCGCGCGCATGACGATGACCGTCGTGCTCTACTTCGCCTTCATCGCCCTGTTCTTCGCCGTTCTCCAGCCTGGCGCCCTGGTGCCGGCCACGGCGTGGCTGTCGATGCCCATCGGCATCCTCGCGGGGCTCTCCTTCGGCGTGCCGCTGATGGCGTATGCGGCGTCGATCGTGGACGACAAGGGTCAGTTCGCGCTGGTGCAGCGCTTCGTGTTCATGCCCATGTTCCTCTTCTCGGGAACGTTCTACCCTCTGACGAACCTCCCGATCGGCCTGCAGTGGATCGGATGGATCTCGCCGCTGTGGCACGCCACCGAGCTCGGCCGTGTCGTCACGTACGGAGCCGAGGTGGCGCCCGGGATGATCGCGGTGCACCTGATCTATCTCCTCGCGCTCACCGCCGGCGGACTCGTCGTCGCGCGGCGCCTGTTCGCCAGGAGGCTCGCGGCATGA
- a CDS encoding ABC transporter ATP-binding protein translates to MPEPVISAKNLRKTYRVAGKPAFVAVDDLSFEVAAGESFGLLGPNGAGKSTTMKMIGAVSARSGGDLSILGLDPDRNGPEIRSRLGVVPQQDNLDGELNARENLYIYGRYFGLPGRECHRRADELLVFAQLEEKARNKVDQLSGGMKRRLTIARGLINDPRILLLDEPTTGLDPQARHVLWDRLFRLKERGTTLVLTTHYMDEAEQLCDRLIVVDKGRIMAEGSPASLIREHSSREVLEVRFGSDRNEQVAAQLAGVGDRIEVLPDRVLVYAHDGERALEEVTARDLHPRTSLVRRSSLEDVFLRLTGRSLIE, encoded by the coding sequence GTGCCCGAACCCGTGATCTCCGCGAAGAACCTCCGGAAGACCTACCGGGTGGCGGGCAAACCCGCGTTCGTCGCCGTCGACGACCTCTCGTTCGAGGTGGCGGCCGGGGAGTCTTTCGGGCTGCTGGGTCCGAACGGGGCGGGCAAGTCGACGACCATGAAGATGATCGGCGCGGTCTCCGCCCGCTCCGGCGGCGACCTGTCGATCCTCGGACTCGATCCCGACCGCAACGGCCCCGAGATCCGGTCGCGACTGGGCGTGGTCCCGCAGCAGGACAACCTCGACGGGGAGTTGAACGCGCGCGAGAACCTGTACATCTACGGCCGGTACTTCGGGCTGCCGGGCCGCGAGTGCCATCGCCGCGCCGACGAGCTCCTCGTGTTCGCGCAGCTGGAGGAGAAGGCCAGGAACAAGGTCGATCAGCTCTCCGGCGGCATGAAGCGGCGTCTCACGATCGCCCGTGGCCTGATCAACGACCCGCGCATCCTGCTGCTCGACGAGCCGACAACGGGGCTGGATCCGCAGGCGCGCCACGTGCTGTGGGACCGGCTGTTCCGGTTGAAGGAGCGGGGGACGACCCTGGTGCTCACCACGCACTACATGGATGAGGCCGAACAGCTCTGCGATCGACTGATCGTCGTCGACAAGGGCCGCATCATGGCCGAAGGGTCGCCCGCGTCGCTCATCCGCGAACACTCCAGCCGCGAGGTGCTCGAGGTGCGCTTCGGGTCGGATCGCAACGAGCAGGTCGCGGCGCAGCTGGCGGGCGTCGGCGACCGCATCGAGGTGCTGCCGGACCGGGTCCTCGTGTACGCGCACGACGGCGAGCGGGCGCTGGAGGAGGTCACCGCGCGCGATCTGCACCCGCGCACGTCGCTCGTGCGGCGCTCCAGCCTCGAAGACGTCTTCCTGCGACTGACCGGACGGTCGCTGATCGAATGA